TATTGAAGGTAAAACAGCCATTCTGATCGATGATATTATCGATACTGCTGGAACCATTGTACTTGGTGCTAATGCTTTGATGGAAGGCGGCGTGAAGGAAGTATACGCTTGCTGTACACACCCAGTATTGTCTGGTCCTGCACATGAACGTCTGGAGAATTCTCCAATTAAAGAGATTATCGTGACAGATACGATTCCAATTCGCAGCGCGAACCCAACTTCTAAACTCAAAGTGTTGTCCGTGGCTCCACTTATGGGTGAGGCAATTATCCGCGTTCATGAAGAGTTGTCGATTAGTAAATTGTTTGAAATTGAATAAATATAATCAATAATAGCAAGCAAAAACGCCTTCGGCGTCCCAAAAGGACGGTAAGCGTTTATGCGAGAAATATAAGGTTGATGTATAGCGTGAAACTTATACATTCTTATATTGTACAAAAGGGTTACACCTCCGCTCTCGGAGATGTAACCCTTATCGGCGTGATGCAGGTAGAAGCGCTGGCTTCAATACCCGGCGCGGGAGACGAAGGTGAATATGCTGCGGTTATAGAGTGTCCCTTGCAGCTCCACGAATCCTTCGTCCACTGCTGTCAATACACCAATGTCAATGTGCACGTCGCCTCTGTATATTTCCACAGGCACAGCATATTGGATATGGTACTGAAAATCGCGCTGATGTGTTAAGATTCCACTTTGATGTAGCATAGGTTATCACCTGTCTTCGGAGTATAATTTCGCTCTGGTTGCACAGAGATATGTAGATAAGATCTATTGTACCAAAAACGGACTTCTCTTGCCGGAGAGCCCGATGGAAAGGAAAGGTTCGATAATGAAATGGATTGTCGGATTGGGAAATCCGGGAACACAATATGCGAAAACAAGGCATAATGTTGGTTTTATGGCATTGGATGAGCTTGCGGCTCAGAACGGGATTTCCTTCAACCAAAGCAAATGTAAATCCGTGATCGGTGAAGGGGTTATCGGGGGAGTCAAAACCGTATTGATTAAACCGATGACCTTTATGAATTTGTCCGGTGAGGCCGTTCGCGCTTATATGGATTATTACAAAGTTAAACTAGAAGATATGATCGTCGTCTACGATGATCTAGATACCGAAATCGGAAAAATTCGCTTGCGTTATCAAGGTAGTGCTGGTGGGCATAACGGAATTAAATCGATCATTCAGCATGTAGGTACACAAAGCTTTAATCGGGTACGAATGGGTATTTCTCGCCCTGAACCGGGTTTTGCAATAGTGGATTATGTTCTCTCTTCTTTTCCTAAAAAGGAAGGCGATCCTCTGAAGCAGATGATCCTTAATACTTGTGATGCACTGGAGTTCAGCTTACAGAATTCATTCGAACAGACGATGGCTAAATTCAATGGTTGATCTGTAAACTCTGTTGGTTATGAGGCTAAAGATGATGCTCCCCGGACATACTGAAGGTATATAGTACCTTCAGGAGGCATATAGATGGCAATAAACTATGTATGTAGGCACTGCAAGACATCTCTAGGCAGCATTAATAGAAGTGATGTAACAGAAATGCAGTTGGGCCTTCATTCCTTGACCCCTGCGGAGCGCAGAGATATAATAGCGTATAATTCAGAAGGTGAGATCACGGTAAAGGTGACTTGCGACTATTGCAAGGAGGCTTTAGAGCATAATCCGGAGCTTAGCCTGCTGACGAGTCCGCTTCAGTAGGTGATAGCGCCTGTCTCTATCGTCATCCGCAAGCCTTGGCGTTACAGCTGAGGCTTCTTTTCGATTCCAATCATAATAGGTGACGGTGGCTTTGGCTTCCGTTAGCCTGTTTAGTAAGAGAGGTGCGCCTGTTGTTACAAGGTATTATAGAAGCTTTTTCCAAGGATCCCGATTTCCAGTCTATCACCCAGGGTGTAGCTGCAGGTATGAAAGAGCAGCTCATATCGGGGCTTACAGGTTCAGCTAGACAGATCATGCTTGCAGCACTGCATGAAGAGACAGCTCGTCCCTTGCTTGTGGTGACTCATAATATGTTTTCGGCTCAGAAAATGGCCGATGATTTACAGGAAGCGCTTTCCCCGGAACGAGTATTGCTCTATCCTGCTAATGAACTTGTTGCTGCGGAAGCGGCTGTCTCAAGTCCAGAGACATTAGCCCAGCGTATTGATGTACTGACCAAATGTGCCCAGGGCTTCCGTGGTATTGTTGTAGTTCCCTACTCGGGAGTGCGCAGACTGCTCCCTGCACCAGAGGTTATGGCAGAGGCACAGGTTACGGTTTCTCAGGATGGAACGCTTGCTCTGGATGAATTCTTGATGTCCATGATCGAAATGGGTTATGAAAGAGTAGAGCGGGTTGAGAATCGCGGTGAACTGAGTGTAAGAGGTGGAATTATTGATTTTTATCCAATGACTTCTCCTTTGGCATATCGTGTTGAGTTATTTGATGATGAGGTTGATTCCATCAGAACTTTTGA
This genomic stretch from Paenibacillus sp. FSL H7-0737 harbors:
- the pth gene encoding aminoacyl-tRNA hydrolase: MKWIVGLGNPGTQYAKTRHNVGFMALDELAAQNGISFNQSKCKSVIGEGVIGGVKTVLIKPMTFMNLSGEAVRAYMDYYKVKLEDMIVVYDDLDTEIGKIRLRYQGSAGGHNGIKSIIQHVGTQSFNRVRMGISRPEPGFAIVDYVLSSFPKKEGDPLKQMILNTCDALEFSLQNSFEQTMAKFNG
- a CDS encoding anti-sigma-F factor Fin family protein yields the protein MAINYVCRHCKTSLGSINRSDVTEMQLGLHSLTPAERRDIIAYNSEGEITVKVTCDYCKEALEHNPELSLLTSPLQ